In Desulfarculaceae bacterium, the following are encoded in one genomic region:
- a CDS encoding AMP-binding protein — protein MTSPAPPPASPAIQNIPQLLFERVARLGQRTAMRVKEFGLWHDISWNDYGAKVRATAMGLAALGIGSGDIVAVIGENRPEWLYADMGTMAAGGVTTGIYTTNAAEECGYILGHSEAKVYVVEDEEQLDKALQVRGDCPHLKKIVVIDTEGLRHFVDPMVMSFEELLVLGAEHDQANPGLFEQRLQSRQRDDLALLIYTSGTTGPPKGAMLSHNNVLWTTKALAKAIPVYEDDELLSFLPLSHIAERMFSVYMHLRFMYTINFIENVDTVTENVVEVSPTVFFAVPRIWEKYSSSIFIKMKDATWFKRLVFGLALKIGRRRAAARLSPGGVGGGLKLAFNLAHFLVFKKLKERLGLERVRLAVSGAAPIGPDVLRFYHAIGLPLRQVYGQTEDTGPTTIHQGDIIEADNVGPEIPGVTVQIAEDGEILVKGENVFLGYYHNPEATAETLEDGWLHSGDVGQLDERGYLTITDRKKDLIITSGGKNIAPQYIENKLKFSPYINDAVVIGDQRKFVSALVFIDEDNVVKYAQDHKIPFTTYASLTKDKEINQLIGQEIDDVNKTLARVEQIKRFTILPKKLLEEDGEVTPTMKVKRKYINETYAELINMMYR, from the coding sequence ATGACGAGCCCCGCCCCGCCCCCCGCATCCCCGGCTATTCAAAATATTCCCCAGTTGCTTTTCGAGCGGGTGGCCCGCCTGGGCCAGCGCACCGCCATGCGGGTCAAGGAGTTCGGCCTCTGGCACGACATCTCCTGGAACGACTACGGGGCCAAGGTGCGGGCCACGGCCATGGGTCTGGCCGCCCTGGGCATCGGCTCCGGGGACATCGTGGCCGTGATCGGCGAGAACCGGCCCGAGTGGCTCTACGCCGACATGGGCACCATGGCCGCCGGCGGGGTGACCACGGGCATCTACACCACCAACGCGGCCGAGGAGTGCGGCTACATCCTGGGCCACTCCGAGGCCAAGGTCTACGTGGTGGAGGACGAGGAGCAGCTGGACAAGGCGCTCCAGGTGCGCGGCGACTGCCCCCACCTGAAAAAGATCGTGGTCATCGACACCGAGGGCCTCAGGCACTTTGTGGACCCCATGGTGATGAGCTTCGAGGAGCTTCTGGTCCTGGGGGCCGAGCACGACCAGGCCAACCCGGGCCTGTTCGAACAGCGCCTGCAGAGCAGGCAGCGCGACGACCTGGCCCTGCTCATCTACACCAGCGGCACCACCGGCCCGCCCAAGGGGGCCATGCTCAGCCACAACAACGTGCTCTGGACCACCAAGGCCCTGGCCAAGGCCATCCCGGTGTACGAGGACGACGAGCTACTCTCGTTCCTGCCGCTGAGCCACATCGCCGAGCGCATGTTCTCGGTCTACATGCACCTGAGGTTCATGTACACCATCAACTTCATCGAGAACGTGGACACGGTGACCGAGAACGTGGTGGAGGTGAGCCCCACCGTGTTCTTCGCGGTGCCGCGCATCTGGGAGAAATACTCCAGTTCCATCTTCATCAAGATGAAGGACGCCACCTGGTTCAAGCGCCTGGTCTTCGGCCTGGCCCTGAAGATCGGCAGACGCCGGGCGGCGGCCCGCCTCTCCCCCGGCGGAGTGGGCGGGGGCCTCAAGCTGGCCTTCAACCTGGCCCACTTTTTGGTGTTCAAGAAGCTCAAGGAGCGCCTGGGCCTGGAGCGGGTGCGCCTGGCGGTCAGCGGCGCGGCGCCCATCGGCCCGGACGTGCTCAGGTTCTACCACGCCATCGGCCTGCCGCTTAGGCAGGTCTACGGCCAGACCGAGGACACCGGCCCCACCACCATCCACCAGGGCGACATCATCGAGGCGGACAACGTGGGCCCCGAGATTCCGGGGGTCACGGTGCAGATCGCCGAGGACGGCGAGATCCTGGTCAAGGGCGAGAACGTGTTCTTGGGCTACTACCACAACCCCGAGGCCACGGCCGAGACCCTGGAGGACGGCTGGCTGCACTCGGGCGACGTGGGCCAGCTGGACGAGCGCGGCTATCTGACCATCACCGACCGCAAGAAGGACCTGATCATCACCAGCGGCGGCAAGAACATCGCGCCGCAGTACATCGAGAACAAGCTCAAGTTCAGCCCCTACATCAACGACGCGGTGGTCATCGGCGACCAGCGCAAATTCGTCAGCGCCCTGGTCTTCATCGACGAGGACAACGTGGTCAAGTACGCCCAGGACCACAAGATTCCCTTCACCACCTACGCCAGCCTGACCAAGGACAAGGAGATCAACCAGCTCATCGGCCAGGAGATCGACGACGTGAACAAGACCCTGGCCCGGGTGGAGCAGATCAAGCGCTTCACCATCCTGCCCAAGAAGCTGTTGGAAGAGGACGGCGAGGTGACCCCCACCATGAAGGTCAAGCGCAAGTACATCAATGAGACCTATGCCGAGCTGATCAACATGATGTACCGGTAG
- a CDS encoding ATP-binding protein, translated as MIPKPIDQITKEDIEALVAQQREEDKTLEYKRNLPRLEDSIKKEKFLGLVSSLANSAGGDIVYGIVEAQENGKNSGKPEDAIGVEAGNADQTKLQLQQVIRVGVEPRIIPEVSFQSIEGFERGPVFVVRVPRSIARPHMVWLSKRSQFYARSSNGTYPLDVAEIRAAFVGAEENIKRIKRFINERIGKIIAGEVPTQVNEGGKSVLHILPLASFDYSQPQFFDISLENGKGFPPISASSWNSRHNFDGYLLYHANGYTQMFRNGALEAVDSYCTPYYPGKENGPEKYIASQILQEHLIRALRNYLESLKRRQVPTPLYFSYALIDIKGYVLAVKGMEHRHTIKESHLVFPAFEINNYGVEPQQIIKPILDMLWQSVGYEKCYSL; from the coding sequence GTGATACCCAAGCCGATAGACCAGATCACCAAGGAAGATATCGAGGCTCTTGTTGCGCAACAGCGCGAAGAAGACAAGACGCTGGAATACAAGCGAAATCTTCCTCGGCTAGAAGACAGTATCAAAAAAGAAAAATTCTTGGGCCTGGTGTCTTCGTTGGCCAATTCGGCCGGCGGAGATATTGTGTATGGAATAGTTGAGGCTCAAGAAAATGGGAAAAACTCTGGAAAGCCAGAAGATGCAATCGGCGTTGAGGCGGGCAACGCTGACCAAACAAAACTACAACTGCAGCAGGTAATAAGAGTTGGGGTTGAACCCAGAATAATCCCCGAAGTTTCTTTTCAGTCCATTGAAGGGTTTGAAAGAGGGCCTGTTTTTGTTGTGCGTGTCCCGAGGAGCATCGCGAGGCCCCATATGGTATGGCTAAGCAAGAGATCTCAATTCTATGCTAGGAGTAGCAACGGTACTTACCCATTAGATGTTGCTGAAATCAGGGCTGCGTTTGTGGGTGCTGAAGAAAATATTAAAAGAATAAAACGATTTATAAACGAAAGGATCGGTAAAATCATTGCAGGTGAAGTGCCGACTCAGGTTAATGAAGGCGGGAAAAGTGTCTTGCATATTTTACCATTAGCATCTTTTGATTATTCTCAACCACAATTCTTTGACATTTCACTGGAGAATGGGAAAGGATTTCCGCCAATAAGCGCATCCAGTTGGAATTCGAGGCATAATTTTGATGGTTATTTGTTATACCATGCGAATGGTTACACCCAAATGTTTAGAAATGGGGCGCTTGAAGCTGTAGATTCCTACTGTACACCGTATTACCCCGGCAAGGAAAATGGACCTGAAAAATATATAGCAAGTCAGATTTTACAGGAGCACTTAATAAGGGCTTTGCGTAACTACTTAGAATCATTAAAGAGGAGGCAAGTACCGACTCCTTTATACTTTTCCTATGCCTTAATAGATATAAAAGGTTATGTTTTGGCCGTCAAGGGTATGGAGCACAGACATACAATTAAAGAGAGCCATCTCGTTTTCCCTGCATTCGAGATAAATAATTATGGAGTGGAACCGCAACAAATTATTAAGCCTATCTTGGATATGCTATGGCAATCTGTGGGGTATGAAAAATGCTATAGTCTATAA